Part of the Perca fluviatilis chromosome 22, GENO_Pfluv_1.0, whole genome shotgun sequence genome, gtggataaggaCTTAAGCAATATGAATAAAAGACTGTCTGTCTATGAAGAGTCACTGGTCCAAAGATTTCCCTCTATTCTTCAGaaatttttgttttagttttgggCAGTACTGATGTTTCAGTTTCTTTTAGTATATTTAAAGTATATGtatgcctttatttgatagttgAGCGAGCTCACAGTCAGTGTTCCTGTTTTTTCTCTCAGACTGACTTCAGATCAGAAGATGAGTGatgtggaggaagaggaggacggaGCAGAGTCTCTAGTATCAGGCTGTCTGTCTATGAAGAGTGACTTTTCCAAAGACGAACCTCCATTCTTCAGTAATgaacctggaccctcagacacaaagtaagagaacTGCTACTAACACATTTATATGACTCATTTTCAGCTTCCTTTGCCAAATCCATTTTAGTtctttgttgattttgttttgattgctAAAATTGTATTATTAATAGCTTCAATTTAACAAACTTCTtgtgacaaagaaaataaattcgTGCCATTTTCCTCTTTGTATCTgtgacagctgtcagtcacctACAAAAGCTGTAATCTAATCTAAGAGGACAAATACAAACTTTTAAACCTAATTATTGTCAGTAGCTAGTCTGGCTATTACCAGCCCAAGCTCAATCTTagaagattgaacattagtctggggaatctgctctgtattttctactgcacaagaggcgtgatcaacgggcatagttcaaatgactctgtacgcaattggatagtccttcaaccaatcagacagctgtcagtcacctAGGAAAGCTGTAATCTAATCTAAGAGGACGGATACAAACTTTTAAACCTAATTATTGTCAGTAgcagttgtttttgtatttagaGCTTCCTggttaaatggttttaaaagaaaatatatcatAGATTCAAGCAATATGAATAAAAGAAGAGTCACTGGTCCAAAGATTTTCCTCTATTCTtcagaaatgtttgttttggttttgggcAGTACTGATGTTTCAGTTTCTTTTAGTATATTTAAAGTATATGTAtgccttttatatttatatgATAGTTGAGGGAGCTCACAGTCAGTGTTCCTGTTTTTTCTCTCAGACTGACTTCAGATCAGAAGATGAGTGatgtggaggaagaggaggatggagcACAGTCTCTAGTATCAGGCTGTCTGTCTATGAAGAGTGACTTTTCCAAAGACGAACCTCCATTCTTCAGTAAAgaacctggaccctcagacacaaagtaagagaacTGCTACTAACTCATTTATCATATGACTCATTTTCACTTTCCTCTGataatgtcatgtttttttttgtttttctttagctttttctgttggttttgtggttgtgTAGTTAAGTTTTAGAAATTCTCTCCACCATTTATTGTTCCTGGACGTCAAGAACGAACATCCATGGGCAGTACTGATGTAAAAGTTATCTGCAGATaataaaaagggaagaaaatagTGGCCGGGTTgtttcagtgggtagagcaggcgcacatatacatgGATGGATatacaatctttaaaaaaaagggcagAAAATAGTCAAATGTAGATTTTGGCCACTTCAGTTTTTTAGAATATTTAAAATACCAACCAAGATAAATTAATAAGTgctacttacttggcaataaatccttttctgattctgattatatTCATGCCTTCATTTGATAGTTGATTGTACAAAGTGACATATGACAGAAAGACTTATAGAAAAGGAAACAGTCTGGACTTAAACTTGAGACATCCCTGTTACATGCTGATGTACCACAATATTCAGACCACTTCTAgcgtttatctgtgttttaagccccaaacgtcgccttccaggcagcgctgcctaggATTAGgaaatggttatggttagggttaaggttagggttagttgtgtcactgcccgatgtgagtcgagtgcagatgtgagttgcggatgcgtcactttgcaacaagtagcctacaagatgctaatgTCAATACAGTAAAAATGGACCTACAACGAAGTTggttcactgctggctacaggttagcaatcaaacacagcaaaggctgtcacttgaatggcgttttgagctaacgttagcaatcaagcaatcatagatagctaaaacggttttgaaatgatttccatcttctgttattgtatgtaaagagaaacgtttattattttatggatttcacaaatttcagtaagacacgttatgccgtaaactgtttaaatctgagcatgcgcgactcacatctgtactcgactcacatcgggcagtgacaagGTACCTTGAATTCAACGGtcgcagtgctgcctggaaggagacgttgggggcttaaaacaccattgagcactTCTAACCTCAGTTCAAACCTAACTCACTCAAATTATGCTGCTCAAAGTGACTGTGAAACAGTAAAGAACATAATCAGCTCTCTTTAATggaggacttttattgtgaaggagatgcagaaagcATTGAGTTtgtattaataaacaaacgacagGCCGATCACTAAATGTTTAACTAGACAGTCTGACAGAAAAGCAGTTATTAGTGTTCATGAAAGCAGGAGAGTTGAAATAAAATGGAACATTTTCATTACAGGCTGAATTCAAACGGAGCAGTAACAACACATTTACTGTTCTCTTGGAACATCTGAGCTATGAGACAGTTTTGGTCAacttttgatatttttcaaCAACAGTCTACAATCATTTTAGTGATAAAGACATGTCttcacagagagaggaagatgagTGATGTCTCTGAGGAGGAGCAGCCGTCCAGATCCAGAACCAGAGCTGGACTGCAGTCAGCCGGTCAGACCTGCACTGTACAAAGTAAGTCTTTACATCTGTCTGCTGATGTCTTCATATCTAAAACCACGACTTATTCATCACAAATAGCATTACATTTTAAGTCCATCAGAAATTtagctgcatgttttttttttgctcaagtGAACATATTTGCTCTGTATCCCTTTTCCTGTGAAGACATTTTTGAAGTAATTCATCCCTGCAATACACTATCTTTGAATGAGCACAAacagtgttttcaaatgtctccaAATTTAGGGGCTCAGAAATGCCAGAGTAGTGTGAACGTGAACGTTTCTGACTTTTCTCTTTTGCTAGTGAATGGTGGTCAGTGTGAATATAAGAACCGTCTGAAGACGACATGTGAATGTGTGACTGAAGGAACTGATACAAGAAGTGAAACTCCATTCAACAGGATCTACACTGGTGTCTACATCACAGAGGGATGGAGTGAAGAAGTTAACACCCAACATGAGGTTTGGCAGCTTGAGTCAGCTTCCAAGATGGAGACCTTCCATAAAACTCCAATCAAGTGCAGTGACATCTTTAGAGTCTTACCTGatcaacaaaaacacatcagaaTCGTTCTGACTATCGGTGTCGCTGGCGTTGGAAAAACCTTCCTAGTGCAGAAGTTCTCTCTGGACTGGGCCGAGGGTTTGGAAAACCAAGATATCAGTCTGGTGATCCCTCTTTCGTTCAGGGAGCTGCACTTGATCAAAGATGAGCAGTACAGTCTTCTGGAGCTGCTCAGAGTTTTCCATCCAACGTTGCAGAAGGTCACAGCAGAGCAGCTCGCTGGCTCTAAAGTTCTCTTCATCTTCGACGGCCTGGATGAAAGCAGACTTTCACTGGATTTCATCAACAATGAGGTTGTGTCTGATGTCACACAGAAGTCATCGGTCAACGCGCTGTTGACAAACCTCATCGAGGGGAAGCTGCTTCCCTCGGCCCTCGTCTGGATAACTTCTCGACCTgcggcagccaatcagatccctcctgcgtGTGTTGACAGGGTAACAGAAGTACGAGGCTTCACTGACgaccagaaggaggagtacttcaggaagagagtcagtgatgaagagctgtccagcagaatcatctcccacatcaagacatccaggagcctccacatcatgtgtctgatcccagtcttctgttggatcactgctacagttctggaccaCATGTTGGCTACAGACCagagaggagagctgcccaagaccctgactgacatgtactcacacttcctgctggttcagacaaagaggaagaagcaGAAGTATGCAGAGGGACATGAGACGAGTCCACAGGAGCTGATGGAGGCTGACAGGGAAGTTCTTCTGAAGCTGGGGAGGCTGGCGTTTGAACAGCTGGAGAAAGGAAACATCATGTTCTACCAAGAAGACCTGGAGCGCTGTGGTCTGGATGTCACAGAGGCCTCGCTGTACTCAGGAGTTTGTACAGAGATCTTAAAAAGGGAGAGTGTGATCTTCCAGAAAACAGTCTACTGCTTTGTTCATCTGagcgttcaggagtttctggctgcagtCTATTTCTACCACTGTTACACCAACAGCAACTCGGAGGTACTGAAGGACTTCCTGGAGAAAGACCAGAACAGTGACTCATTTCAGTATCTATCCCTGactgaggatgatgatgatgacattgACTCATCTCTGGATGTCTTCCTGAAGAGAGCCATGGAGAAATCCCTTGAAAGTAAGAATGGCCACCTGGACCTGTTTGTCCGCTTCCTTCATGGCCTCTCTCTGGAGTCCAACCAGGGACTCTTAGGAGGCctgctgggtcagacagacaacagtccAGAAATCATCCAGAGAGCCATCAACAACCTGAAGGAAATGAGCAGTTATTATAGTTCTCCTGACAGAAGCATCAACATCTTCCACTGTCTGACGGAGATGAACGACCACTCAGTCCATCAGGAGATCCAAGAGTTCCTGAAGTCCGAGAACAGATCAGAGAAGAAACTCTCTGATATCCACTGCTCAGCTCTGGCCTACATGCTGCAGATGTCAGAGGAGGTTCTGGATGAGTTGGACCTGAGGAAGTACAGCACATCAGCGGAGGGACGACtgagactgattccagctgtgaGGAACTGCAGAAAGGCTCTGTAAGTCCAGATATGATTCATATTAAATTTAGGTACTGTAAATCTGAAGCCATCAGTATAAAGATAGTAAAGATCAAGAGTAAAGATACACTctctacacacatgcacactattAAACTGACTTTGACTGACTTTtcttaaattaatatttaaaccTGTCCATCACaacagtattttttacagtgtaaacAGTGTCTGCATTATGTTTCTATATTGTGTCTTATGTATATACTGACAAAGACATATTTCTTATCTGCTGCAACTAACGTGAAGTTTAAGCTTTTTTAGAATAGCGTTTATTCAGTTATTTCTATCATAGTTTCGTCATCAGTTTCTAAACATGGACATAACAACAACTTGATGAGGGGAAACGTCAACTAGCTCAGGAAACGCTGATTCTCTCATGCAGCCTGTGTCCACCGTCACATGTCATCAGACTGACACTCGCACTCTGTTTCACTTCTGCTTTGTGAGCTCTGTGATGCACATAAGCCACCACCCACCCCAGCCAGGCAGCCAATGAAAACTTAGCTGAATTATGACGTGACAATAACACCTGACCAGATATTAAATGTTATATTAACATAATATTATCTATTTTATCACAGACTTTCTGACTGTGTACTCTCTGAGAATCACTGTGAAGTTgtggcctcagctctgaagtccaacccctcccatctgagagagctagACCTGAGTTTTAACAGGTACATGAAAGAGTCAGGAGTGGAGCGGCTGCAGGCTGGattgaagagtccacactgtatACTGGAGATTCTGAGGTCAGTTCATGTACTTTGCTCTTGTAAAGTGTATATCTAGCAAATTTAAATCCATAACAGAATTTTTTAATTCCCTtcaattaatttgttttctggGTTTGTCTGACCACATATCACAACAAATCTTCACAATTGATACACATGAGAGAGACACATATTTATTAAAtaagtaatgttaaaaaacttcaaaaagtCCAATGCCTTTTTAGGAATAATGCATTTTATGTATAACCTTTAAATCACCATATTTTACAGGAACTTCGGACTttcccccactgctaaaaaaaaatactaaatgaaacactgcaacaGCCGCTTAAAAAGGGGTGACCTTGCGGTCGTGTGTACCCGGGTCACAACCACCGTCTGTCAGCTAAGGCCGCTGAACACAAGTGGGGGAAGAATTTCGGCAGGGGGGAGATTTTCGGTATTAGTTCTTTCCAGACCCTGTTATACAGCTCGTCATACACTGTATGTAGGCCTGAAGCCTGCCCCTCAAATTGGAACATACCAACACAATACAATGCAGGGGTGGCTCAGGAGAATAGACAGTCATGGCTCCATACAGCCAACATTAATATATCTAAGAAACTAGACATTTACAGCATATCATTTATATGATTCACATTAAAATTAGACAAAGCCACAAGACATCTTGATGGTTGAAAAATGTAATACTTAAAATGCCGGTTAACTTCCTGTTAACCCGGAAGTCATAGACCCATTTAAACCCGAGGATCGCGGCAAACTTTCCTTTAGAACAAAGAGAGCACATGCTGGTAAGACAAATCATTTTACCCTCTGTTAACTTTTAAACTCAATAAACGACACTAGTTAACCAAGACATAAgtgtttgtgattattttaaCCTGTCAAGTTTGTAAAGTAACTGTTATGGTTTCAACAAGAGAATGATGTATTGACGGTTGTAGCAATTGCATATAAATCAACGCAGAATTAGAGGTTAAATGAGTAGGCCTATATACCAGAAAACTGCGGGATTACTGTAGGGATATGATGAATGGGTAGGCTAACTTGACAACCGTGTGTGGTAATTAACAGAACATATTAACACGCTAAAGAAACATACAGGCAACCTCTTCACTCAGTCTTTGAGATATAAAATAGGTAGCGCATTGCTACCATGACAGCAGCCATGCGCCCCGTCACAacaatcaaagaaaaaaaaccaaaggCGTTAgcaccagtcgggatcactttaccgGTACTTGGTCTCAATTTTTTGTGAGTAACTAACTTGAGTACTCCATATAATTTAATGCAAGCacatgaatgttgaaatgactgaaaatgccCCTCCCTACTATGTTAGCTGTGATAGAAATTGATGAAGCTCAATGCTTACATGTTAGGAGAAAATTtggaaattattattaatttctctgcgtccttttgggctctaagc contains:
- the LOC120552555 gene encoding protein NLRC3-like, whose protein sequence is MSDVEEEEDGAVSLVSGCLSMKSDFSKDEPPFFSNEPGPSDTKLTSDQKMSDVEEEEDGAESLVSGCLSMKSDFSKDEPPFFSNEPGPSDTKLTSDQKMSDVEEEEDGAQSLVSGCLSMKSDFSKDEPPFFSKEPGPSDTKERKMSDVSEEEQPSRSRTRAGLQSAGQTCTVQMNGGQCEYKNRLKTTCECVTEGTDTRSETPFNRIYTGVYITEGWSEEVNTQHEVWQLESASKMETFHKTPIKCSDIFRVLPDQQKHIRIVLTIGVAGVGKTFLVQKFSLDWAEGLENQDISLVIPLSFRELHLIKDEQYSLLELLRVFHPTLQKVTAEQLAGSKVLFIFDGLDESRLSLDFINNEVVSDVTQKSSVNALLTNLIEGKLLPSALVWITSRPAAANQIPPACVDRVTEVRGFTDDQKEEYFRKRVSDEELSSRIISHIKTSRSLHIMCLIPVFCWITATVLDHMLATDQRGELPKTLTDMYSHFLLVQTKRKKQKYAEGHETSPQELMEADREVLLKLGRLAFEQLEKGNIMFYQEDLERCGLDVTEASLYSGVCTEILKRESVIFQKTVYCFVHLSVQEFLAAVYFYHCYTNSNSEVLKDFLEKDQNSDSFQYLSLTEDDDDDIDSSLDVFLKRAMEKSLESKNGHLDLFVRFLHGLSLESNQGLLGGLLGQTDNSPEIIQRAINNLKEMSSYYSSPDRSINIFHCLTEMNDHSVHQEIQEFLKSENRSEKKLSDIHCSALAYMLQMSEEVLDELDLRKYSTSAEGRLRLIPAVRNCRKALLSDCVLSENHCEVVASALKSNPSHLRELDLSFNRYMKESGVERLQAGLKSPHCILEILRLTYCELSDISFAYLTSALKANPSHLRELELTGNRLHDLGVKQLCHFLESPLCRLETLRLWSCSVSEIGCASLASALKSNPSHLRELELSNNKLQDSGVKLLSDLLENPDCRLKALRLRGCGLSDISCSYLTSALNSNPSHLRELELGSNKLQDSGVKQLCGFLEGPSCRLECLRLWECSLSAISCASLASALKSNPSHLRELDLGDNKLKDSEVKLLSDLKESPNCRLETLEWK